A single window of Prosthecobacter debontii DNA harbors:
- a CDS encoding SRPBCC family protein produces the protein MPASQSPLEVQVTRRYPHPVALVYQAWTDPVHLARWFRPYDDVLLDILAHDLREGGEYIFSFTWPQAKFLLRGKFLTVRQRECLIFTWTPEPPDLDAGKDTLVSVFFRPLNDHETEVEVRHTLFPDEGMRLRHEGCWNSTLDQLWRRL, from the coding sequence ATGCCCGCGTCTCAGTCGCCTCTCGAAGTCCAAGTTACCCGCCGTTATCCGCATCCTGTCGCCTTGGTTTATCAGGCCTGGACGGACCCGGTTCACCTTGCCCGCTGGTTTCGCCCTTATGATGATGTGTTGTTAGACATCCTCGCGCACGACCTGCGTGAAGGTGGAGAGTATATCTTCAGCTTTACCTGGCCCCAAGCCAAGTTCCTGCTTCGAGGCAAGTTTCTGACCGTGCGTCAGCGCGAATGTCTCATCTTCACATGGACACCGGAACCGCCGGACCTGGATGCTGGTAAAGACACCCTGGTGTCTGTGTTCTTCCGGCCACTGAATGATCATGAAACCGAGGTCGAGGTGCGGCACACACTCTTCCCTGATGAAGGGATGCGCTTGCGCCATGAAGGCTGCTGGAACTCAACCCTTGACCAGCTTTGGCGCCGTCTTTGA
- a CDS encoding nitroreductase family protein, with amino-acid sequence MNTLDAIHARRAIKHYDPTHKLTEEEIRQLLLATMQAPTAFNIQHWRFVVVSDPEVRKQIRAAAWDQAQVTDASLLVVLCADLNAWKNDPARYWKEAPQPVQDFLVPAIGGYYQGREQVQRDECMRSCGLAGMTLMLAAKAMGYDSCPMDGFDFDAVGKIIQLPENHLISFMIAVGKGTQPAWPKPGQLSYEEVVIQNTF; translated from the coding sequence ATGAATACCCTCGACGCCATCCACGCCCGCCGCGCCATCAAGCACTACGATCCGACCCACAAGCTGACAGAAGAAGAGATCCGCCAACTCCTCCTGGCCACCATGCAGGCCCCTACCGCCTTCAACATTCAGCACTGGCGCTTCGTCGTCGTCAGCGATCCTGAAGTGCGTAAGCAAATCCGCGCCGCCGCTTGGGACCAAGCGCAAGTGACCGATGCCTCGCTCCTCGTCGTCCTCTGCGCCGATCTTAATGCCTGGAAAAACGATCCCGCTCGTTATTGGAAAGAAGCTCCCCAGCCCGTGCAGGACTTCCTCGTCCCTGCCATTGGCGGTTATTATCAAGGCCGTGAGCAGGTGCAACGCGATGAATGCATGCGCTCCTGTGGCCTCGCTGGCATGACGCTCATGCTCGCCGCCAAAGCCATGGGTTATGACTCCTGCCCCATGGACGGCTTTGACTTCGATGCCGTGGGCAAGATCATCCAACTGCCCGAGAACCACCTGATTTCCTTCATGATCGCCGTGGGTAAGGGCACCCAGCCCGCTTGGCCGAAACCCGGCCAGCTCAGCTACGAGGAAGTGGTGATCCAAAACACCTTTTGA
- a CDS encoding YciI family protein, with protein sequence MFIILLRFSLRKSDAPTFMDAHKQWLKRGFDDGIFQLAGSLEPGQGGGILAHRCTLAQLQQRVNEDPFVEQRVVSAEIIELDPGMAVPQLQFLVS encoded by the coding sequence ATGTTCATCATTCTACTTCGATTTTCCCTCCGCAAAAGCGATGCTCCCACCTTCATGGATGCCCACAAGCAATGGCTCAAACGCGGCTTCGATGACGGCATCTTTCAGCTCGCCGGCAGCCTGGAACCCGGTCAAGGCGGTGGTATCCTCGCGCATCGGTGCACACTGGCCCAACTTCAGCAGCGAGTGAATGAAGACCCCTTCGTGGAGCAGCGGGTGGTGAGTGCTGAGATCATCGAGCTCGATCCAGGCATGGCTGTCCCTCAATTGCAGTTTCTAGTTTCCTGA
- a CDS encoding HPP family protein: protein MKLLQKIRGDAATLPARASNQAIGLAFIGGFLAISVIALLAQGLHVALVLGSFGASCVLVFGYPDVPFSQPRNVIVGHVLSTAVGLACVHLLGAHWLSVSLAVGSAIALMMLTRTVHPPAGSNPVIVFLLQPDWSFVLFPTLIGAVLLVLVALLFHNFTRPSRWPKYW, encoded by the coding sequence ATGAAGCTGCTCCAAAAAATCCGTGGCGACGCCGCCACCCTCCCTGCCCGTGCCTCGAACCAAGCCATCGGCCTCGCTTTCATCGGAGGCTTTCTCGCCATCTCCGTCATTGCCTTGCTGGCGCAGGGGCTGCATGTCGCGCTGGTTCTAGGGTCCTTCGGGGCCAGTTGTGTCCTGGTGTTTGGCTATCCCGATGTGCCCTTCAGCCAGCCGCGCAATGTCATCGTCGGCCATGTCTTGAGCACCGCCGTCGGGCTGGCCTGTGTGCATCTCCTGGGTGCTCATTGGTTGAGTGTGTCTCTGGCGGTGGGCAGTGCCATCGCCCTGATGATGCTCACCCGCACGGTGCATCCTCCGGCAGGGTCCAATCCTGTCATTGTCTTCCTCCTGCAACCCGACTGGAGTTTCGTCCTCTTTCCCACCCTCATCGGTGCCGTGCTGCTGGTGCTCGTCGCCCTCTTGTTTCACAATTTCACGCGGCCATCTCGCTGGCCGAAGTATTGGTGA
- a CDS encoding DNA-3-methyladenine glycosylase I, with amino-acid sequence MSQTYLDADGKRRCHWCSLAPEFPAYHDTEWGFPVSDDRLLFEKLCLEGLQSGLSWRTILAKRENFRRVFHSFDFHRIARFTPKHVERLLQDTGIVRHRGKIEAVINNAQRALELQQEKGSLASFMWCYEPQPASLANPQSASSSVESITLSKELKKRGWKFVGPTTVYAFMQAMGLINDHATDCASRVEAEAARKRFRKP; translated from the coding sequence ATGAGCCAGACTTATCTCGATGCGGATGGAAAGCGGCGCTGCCACTGGTGCAGCCTCGCCCCAGAGTTCCCCGCCTATCACGACACAGAGTGGGGTTTCCCTGTTTCTGACGATCGCCTTCTTTTCGAAAAGTTGTGCCTGGAGGGCTTGCAGTCTGGCTTGAGCTGGCGCACGATCTTGGCGAAGCGGGAGAACTTCCGGCGCGTCTTTCACTCCTTTGATTTCCACCGCATCGCCCGATTCACCCCCAAACATGTCGAACGTCTGCTCCAGGATACAGGGATCGTCCGGCACCGGGGCAAGATCGAAGCAGTGATCAACAACGCGCAGCGAGCACTCGAGCTACAGCAGGAAAAGGGTTCGCTGGCCTCTTTCATGTGGTGCTACGAACCGCAACCCGCCTCGCTGGCCAATCCCCAAAGCGCATCGAGCTCCGTGGAATCCATCACGCTTTCAAAAGAACTCAAGAAACGTGGCTGGAAGTTTGTGGGTCCCACCACAGTTTATGCTTTCATGCAGGCCATGGGTCTCATCAACGATCATGCGACGGATTGTGCATCCAGAGTCGAGGCGGAGGCCGCACGCAAGCGCTTCAGGAAACCTTAG
- a CDS encoding ArsR/SmtB family transcription factor yields the protein MDEYVPTLDHTFSALAHPTRRDMLKLLVREPVRVTDLAAQFDCSLNVASKHILSLERAGLVKREQKGREHWLRLDAAPLSEAFDFVQRYHHLWEQQLDRLGSYLNTMAEQTEGSSSKAKSKISLA from the coding sequence ATGGATGAATATGTCCCAACGCTCGACCACACCTTTTCCGCTCTGGCTCATCCTACCCGACGAGATATGCTGAAGCTGCTGGTGCGTGAACCGGTGCGCGTGACGGATTTGGCTGCGCAGTTTGACTGTTCACTGAACGTGGCGTCGAAACACATTCTCAGTCTGGAGCGTGCCGGACTGGTGAAGCGAGAGCAGAAGGGGCGTGAGCACTGGCTGAGGCTGGATGCTGCACCACTGTCCGAGGCTTTTGATTTCGTTCAGCGTTATCATCACCTCTGGGAACAGCAGTTGGACCGGTTAGGTTCTTACCTCAACACGATGGCCGAGCAAACTGAAGGCTCGTCATCGAAAGCCAAATCCAAAATATCCTTGGCCTGA
- a CDS encoding pyridoxamine 5'-phosphate oxidase family protein, whose protein sequence is MAHKFLDLTFTPAVLEAQQHYFGRSHAIPPAAQDDALGPEEIAFIESRDSFYLSSVSETGWPYTQHRGGPAGFCKVIRPNQLVFADYKGNRQMLSTGNLATDDRVCLFMMDYPARERLKLLGHAEVLDAREHPDLVRQITTPELASITERVFRIHVVAFDWNCPKYITPRYTAAQVQELITPLKTRIAELESQLAEHRS, encoded by the coding sequence ATGGCTCACAAGTTCCTCGATCTGACATTTACGCCTGCCGTTCTGGAGGCTCAGCAGCATTACTTTGGCCGCTCCCATGCGATCCCACCCGCCGCGCAAGATGACGCCCTCGGTCCAGAAGAAATCGCCTTCATCGAATCCCGCGACAGCTTCTACCTGAGCAGCGTCAGCGAGACTGGCTGGCCCTACACGCAGCATCGCGGGGGTCCGGCGGGCTTTTGCAAGGTCATCAGGCCTAACCAATTGGTCTTCGCCGACTACAAGGGCAATCGTCAGATGCTGAGCACGGGAAACCTCGCCACGGATGACCGCGTCTGTCTTTTCATGATGGACTACCCCGCACGTGAGCGGCTGAAGCTGCTCGGTCATGCCGAGGTGCTGGACGCCCGTGAGCATCCCGATCTCGTTCGACAAATCACCACCCCTGAGTTGGCCAGCATCACCGAGCGTGTCTTCCGCATCCACGTCGTCGCCTTTGATTGGAACTGTCCGAAATACATCACGCCTCGCTACACCGCCGCGCAGGTTCAGGAGCTGATCACTCCCCTGAAAACCCGCATCGCCGAACTCGAATCCCAACTCGCTGAACACCGCTCATGA